The Shewanella mangrovisoli genome has a window encoding:
- a CDS encoding TonB-dependent receptor: MKPLQTVAGKRAKVYLSGIWLLPLCGLSNLAMADSADNIERLEVRGRQINTLGHSTSASEGIVGAAEIESRPLLRTGEILEFVPGMIVTQHSGSGKANQYFLRGFNLDHGTDFNTRVEGMPVNMRTHGHGQGYTDLNFLIPELLGEIRYAKGAYYPEVADFSGAGAAQILLADELAYRQVGVTLGEYGYQRLVATQDMKAEVGRFILGTELQAYDGPWSDIKEDVSKINVVGRYLTKLNGGDFSLTMMAYDNSWNSADQIPARAVESGLIDFYGSLDTDVGGEASRYSISANYDAGNWQANAYAIRSTMDLFSNFTYFLNDPINGDEFEQVDERTIWGGDIKRDWQMSLAGTQINYSLGADVRYDDIGAVGLYNTKARERLSTVRLDEVQELSTGLFGKVEWLPADQWRLNLGLRYDYFDVQVDSDNPLNSGDASDGMLSLKAGASYLVNDNLELYMNAGQGLHSNDARGATIKVDPVTGDLVEKVDLLVRSNGGEFGVKYYDRDFINFSAALWYLELDSELLFVGDAGNTEPSRASERYGVEVTAYYWLNDDLSLDMELAWTRARFTENELDEGKYVDGAVPFVGSAGITYRPDSDGWYTSVRLRYLGERILDSFDEHKADDTTLVNFALGYQISGFDTKLELLNIFDSKDHDIDYFYESRLAGEPAEGVEDLHYHPVEPRMVRVSVSYRF, encoded by the coding sequence ATGAAGCCGCTCCAGACAGTAGCAGGAAAGCGAGCCAAGGTTTATTTATCAGGGATTTGGTTATTACCCCTCTGTGGTTTATCAAACCTAGCCATGGCCGACAGCGCGGATAATATCGAGCGTTTAGAAGTGCGTGGCAGGCAAATTAATACCTTAGGCCATAGTACTTCGGCATCGGAAGGGATAGTGGGTGCGGCGGAAATCGAGAGTCGCCCGCTACTGCGCACGGGTGAGATCCTCGAGTTTGTCCCTGGAATGATCGTCACTCAGCACAGTGGTTCGGGTAAGGCGAATCAGTATTTTCTGCGCGGCTTTAACTTAGACCATGGCACAGATTTTAATACCCGTGTCGAAGGTATGCCGGTCAATATGCGGACTCATGGCCATGGTCAAGGTTATACGGATCTTAACTTTTTAATCCCCGAGTTGTTAGGGGAAATCCGTTACGCCAAAGGAGCTTATTATCCTGAAGTGGCGGACTTTTCCGGCGCGGGTGCGGCGCAAATTCTGCTCGCCGATGAACTCGCTTATCGCCAAGTTGGGGTGACCTTAGGGGAATACGGTTATCAACGGCTGGTGGCGACTCAGGATATGAAGGCCGAGGTCGGCCGATTTATTTTAGGAACAGAATTGCAGGCTTACGATGGCCCTTGGAGTGATATTAAGGAGGATGTCAGCAAGATCAATGTGGTAGGTCGCTATCTTACCAAGCTCAATGGCGGGGACTTTAGCCTCACCATGATGGCCTACGACAATAGCTGGAATTCGGCGGATCAAATTCCTGCGCGGGCGGTGGAGTCTGGGCTGATTGATTTTTACGGTTCACTCGACACCGATGTGGGCGGTGAGGCCAGTCGTTACAGCATTTCGGCCAATTATGACGCCGGCAACTGGCAGGCCAATGCCTATGCCATTCGCTCGACCATGGATCTGTTTTCAAACTTTACTTACTTCTTAAACGATCCCATTAATGGCGATGAATTTGAGCAGGTCGATGAGCGAACCATTTGGGGCGGCGATATTAAACGCGACTGGCAAATGAGTCTGGCGGGGACACAAATCAATTACAGTCTAGGTGCCGATGTGCGCTACGACGATATTGGCGCTGTGGGTTTATATAACACTAAAGCACGGGAACGCCTCAGCACTGTGAGGCTCGATGAAGTGCAGGAACTCTCTACGGGATTGTTTGGCAAGGTGGAGTGGTTGCCTGCTGACCAATGGCGTTTAAATTTAGGCTTGAGATACGACTATTTCGATGTGCAGGTCGATAGTGATAATCCCCTCAATAGCGGTGATGCTTCCGATGGCATGTTGAGCTTAAAGGCGGGCGCTTCCTACCTAGTGAACGATAATTTGGAACTCTACATGAATGCGGGGCAGGGATTGCATTCTAACGATGCCCGCGGTGCAACCATTAAGGTTGACCCTGTCACGGGCGATCTGGTTGAAAAGGTCGATTTGTTAGTGCGCTCCAATGGCGGTGAGTTTGGGGTCAAATACTATGATCGCGACTTTATTAACTTCTCGGCGGCGCTTTGGTATTTGGAACTCGACTCTGAACTACTCTTCGTCGGCGATGCGGGCAATACCGAACCCAGCCGCGCCTCTGAGCGTTACGGCGTTGAAGTCACGGCCTATTATTGGCTTAACGATGATTTGAGCTTAGATATGGAACTGGCCTGGACCCGTGCCCGTTTTACCGAAAATGAACTCGATGAAGGCAAATATGTCGATGGCGCAGTGCCCTTTGTTGGCAGTGCGGGCATTACCTATCGTCCCGATAGCGATGGTTGGTATACCAGTGTCAGGCTGAGATATTTAGGTGAGCGGATCCTCGATAGTTTTGATGAACATAAAGCCGATGATACTACCTTAGTGAACTTTGCCCTGGGTTATCAGATATCGGGCTTCGATACTAAGCTCGAGCTATTGAATATATTTGATAGCAAAGACCACGATATCGATTATTTCTACGAGTCTCGTCTAGCGGGTGAGCCAGCTGAAGGTGTGGAAGACTTGCATTATCATCCTGTTGAGCCGCGCATGGTGCGGGTGAGTGTCAGTTATCGTTTCTAA
- a CDS encoding sensor domain-containing diguanylate cyclase, which translates to MSGKLRQLIGTLQQQSRSTVAKVLLIIGMFIGICITLVVLVYIQGNIFDGVRTYVRGEGLWAKAQKDATFYLIHYSYNKNEVDYQRYLAATAVMLGDRQAREALLASPIDELKAKEGFIQGLNDERDTESLIWFFRHFNRTHYMQRAVEIWTLADERFNTMMLLADSMHDEVSQFGGSPPDLSQYRQQLIQLNEELLSLEIEFSLVLSEGARWVKRITWLISLGVVLLFISIGILVSRQIIRNIAKSEKQLLISESRFSSLKNSDTIGIISWQLDGTIHDANDHFLHMLGFDCEDLAAGLINWRSLTPPEFEARDNIAIAELIELGHCHQYEKQLISKTGAHVPVMLGASFLNSSTQEGVAYFMDLTSSKQAEDKLRLAATVFNASTDGIIITDPLMSIISINQAFTDITGLTEQNLHQDASRFINTGHPNEDAYQAMCNLLQQGEQWQGELIKETASGYLPLSVRINTVRNEHNRLTHFVIVITDISERKAEEEHLRHIAHHDALTNLPNRVLFHTKLEQAIVHAQRADGIFAILFLDLDNFKPVNDEFGHDVGDKLLQEVAKRLTGSIRQIDTITRLGGDEFVILLEHLPNEESVPILIRKITQALTAPYIIHKHQLHIGVSIGSAIYPCHGTDAKSLINYADQAMYVVKKANKLVQ; encoded by the coding sequence ATGAGTGGCAAGTTAAGGCAACTCATAGGTACATTGCAGCAACAGTCGCGCTCTACCGTCGCTAAGGTACTGTTGATTATTGGCATGTTTATCGGGATCTGCATCACCCTCGTCGTCCTCGTCTATATTCAGGGCAATATTTTCGATGGTGTGCGCACCTATGTCAGGGGCGAAGGACTCTGGGCCAAAGCGCAAAAAGATGCCACGTTTTACCTTATCCACTATTCCTACAACAAAAACGAAGTCGACTATCAACGTTATCTAGCGGCAACGGCTGTGATGCTAGGCGACAGGCAAGCTCGCGAGGCCCTACTCGCCTCGCCAATCGATGAGTTAAAGGCCAAAGAAGGCTTTATCCAAGGTTTGAATGATGAAAGGGATACTGAGTCTTTAATTTGGTTTTTTCGGCATTTTAACCGCACTCACTATATGCAACGGGCTGTAGAGATTTGGACCCTCGCCGACGAAAGATTTAACACTATGATGTTATTGGCAGACTCGATGCACGATGAGGTATCCCAATTTGGTGGCAGTCCACCAGACCTTAGCCAATATCGCCAGCAGCTTATCCAGTTAAATGAAGAACTGCTCAGTTTAGAAATTGAATTCTCCTTAGTGCTGAGCGAAGGCGCTCGCTGGGTAAAACGCATTACCTGGTTAATCAGCTTAGGAGTCGTCTTACTCTTTATCAGCATAGGTATTTTGGTCAGCAGGCAGATCATTCGCAACATTGCAAAATCTGAAAAACAGCTATTAATCAGTGAGTCACGCTTTAGCAGCCTTAAAAATTCCGACACCATAGGCATTATTTCATGGCAGCTCGATGGCACCATCCACGATGCCAATGATCATTTTCTCCATATGTTAGGTTTTGACTGTGAAGACTTAGCCGCGGGTCTGATCAACTGGCGCTCACTCACGCCACCTGAGTTTGAGGCGAGGGATAACATCGCGATCGCCGAGCTTATCGAACTTGGCCACTGTCATCAGTATGAAAAACAGCTTATTAGCAAAACGGGTGCCCATGTTCCTGTCATGCTAGGTGCAAGCTTTTTAAATAGCAGCACCCAAGAAGGGGTCGCCTATTTTATGGATTTGACCAGCAGTAAGCAGGCCGAAGATAAACTGAGGCTGGCTGCAACCGTGTTTAATGCCAGCACGGACGGCATCATAATCACAGATCCACTGATGAGCATTATCTCTATCAATCAGGCATTTACCGATATAACCGGATTAACTGAGCAGAATTTGCATCAAGATGCCTCACGCTTTATCAATACGGGTCATCCGAATGAAGATGCCTATCAGGCCATGTGCAATCTGCTACAACAAGGAGAGCAATGGCAGGGTGAACTTATCAAGGAAACCGCATCGGGTTATCTGCCCTTAAGTGTGCGGATAAACACGGTAAGGAATGAGCATAACCGATTGACTCACTTCGTGATTGTGATAACCGATATTTCGGAGCGCAAAGCCGAAGAAGAACATTTACGCCACATTGCCCACCATGATGCCCTCACCAATCTTCCGAATCGGGTGTTATTCCATACCAAATTGGAGCAGGCGATCGTCCATGCGCAGCGAGCCGATGGGATCTTTGCCATTCTGTTTCTCGACTTAGATAACTTCAAACCAGTCAACGATGAATTTGGCCACGATGTTGGCGATAAGTTATTGCAGGAAGTGGCGAAGCGGCTCACAGGTAGCATTCGGCAAATCGATACCATTACTCGTCTCGGCGGTGATGAATTTGTGATTCTGTTGGAACACTTACCCAATGAGGAAAGTGTGCCCATTTTGATCCGCAAAATCACCCAAGCACTCACGGCACCTTACATTATCCATAAACATCAATTGCACATTGGGGTCAGCATAGGCTCGGCCATTTATCCCTGCCACGGCACCGATGCTAAGAGCCTGATCAACTATGCGGATCAAGCCATGTATGTAGTTAAAAAAGCCAACAAGCTGGTGCAATAA
- a CDS encoding excalibur calcium-binding domain-containing protein, whose product MERGILVRWNDEKGFGFIQPEQQGKDVFIHITVLKHMARKPRVGDSILYRTEVQNDGKVKAIKASIEGVAVLANTNKSPRRNTNPPSRSLSNTLLPLLLIFGIGIFGFKKYTEYEIAQAPNNTEIETTPLYEPQTQPLSAPQTQFHCEAGKTHCSHMGSCAEATFYIKNCPNTQMDGDGDGIPCERQWCNGY is encoded by the coding sequence ATGGAAAGAGGCATTCTAGTTCGTTGGAACGATGAAAAGGGATTCGGGTTTATTCAACCGGAACAACAGGGTAAAGACGTCTTTATCCATATTACCGTGCTTAAGCACATGGCGAGAAAACCTCGGGTTGGCGATAGCATTCTGTATCGCACCGAAGTACAAAATGATGGCAAAGTGAAAGCCATCAAGGCCTCTATCGAAGGGGTCGCCGTCTTAGCTAACACCAATAAAAGCCCACGCCGCAATACAAATCCCCCGAGTCGCTCCCTATCAAATACCCTGCTGCCACTGTTATTAATCTTTGGCATCGGAATATTTGGTTTTAAAAAATATACCGAATATGAGATAGCTCAGGCCCCTAATAACACAGAGATAGAAACAACGCCCCTGTATGAGCCTCAAACCCAGCCGCTATCAGCGCCTCAAACTCAATTTCACTGCGAGGCAGGCAAAACCCATTGCAGCCATATGGGCTCCTGCGCCGAAGCCACGTTTTACATCAAGAACTGTCCGAACACGCAAATGGACGGTGATGGAGATGGGATCCCCTGTGAGCGCCAGTGGTGTAATGGCTATTAA
- a CDS encoding S8 family serine peptidase translates to MLTMNKVAVMVATALYVGSGVASTTTVAPSNELNAVWATQPADYAPKPLAEETFTWENQVNKTIKKQREIFIAEDDVHGVQKYIVQLNDAPIATYEGGIAQLAATQPTVAKVRGTSSPLNLNQPQLKAYNNYLAEKRANFVAQAQALQGVDVKVSRAFSVALNGFVTEMTQEQAQRLAKVPGVKRITREKIYDLKTFSTPAQTGATSVWNTSALNTLSNKGEGMVVGIIDTGINYDHPSFAAVGGDGYKHINPLAGKYLGDCADSPEYCNDKLIGIYSYPEITQAYTDPVFSETRPAVGVDYNNHGSHVAGTVAGNILNDVAHTTTDFIAQSKGTETGLKFDQVSGMAPHANIIAYQVCWPGGSGDPYAGCPSSAIIAAIEQSAIDNVDVINASLGSLEEDPWLDPMEQAFLNAAASGVFVAVAAGNSGPDLMTADHSSPWVTTVAAHTADQVVGFKKNTVEDMSGGATAAPADIVGATRNFNSVTGLMVDASKFKNANEPVASYVKNCDKPFPQGTFDLADNPDTEIDESAQDVIVLCSRSSFPLMTKAANVQAGGAEGIIISNLSSVQDSSAPEIPYSVPGSLIKYADGAKLRTWLASGSGHMATITAGAAEIKEVDKERVANFSGRGPSYFGIDTLFVDIAAPGVDIFAAASDDQPFTKNPSTGDWATLSGTSMASPHVAGAAALLRQSHPDWSPMQVQSALLMTASNDLTSAGFLDNYSDYGDMSALQDVGAGRMHVELADKVGLVLDESMDNMAAANPNAGGRPKNLNTAYMVDNECPTECSFVRTFTATEDATWNVSTETWIGNFDISVSPQSFTIKAGETQSIVVTAKTKKNVAGTTVIDLTGNQGQVVLASDVPNSPVLELPVWTYEGETGLPEYLKINAHRKSSTLNVGPFNTAEITDFTARSFGLVKGEDKTVHLYTDKTSGDPFDTVEVDGKQVVNANHVEWTDVPEGAKLLAASVGGSEYARVLVFMGQDTDGDGLPSMDETLCMSTTYTIANFCTITNPQAGHYFTVYMNLATISTGQTDMGRDVTFSTAVVTGDNGNLTVKAPSQIPGYEEYNVELAYHLPDMEVGNTYFGGFDIGTNANDAGNVGFVPVIVNQVDKDVTFTANRETARAGEVVEFQVNVIANNEAAARDFVIKTQFPDSIQIIPDSIVASNATPGSAIFENNNFSVSGVQETTKDVVRNYKITNNQNDPMCSLKAANSPYPGYLELKEGLGWRTLEGVQGTYRNQFTYSLKDLMNTSQDISFPLFNKYFVDTITLSPAGIISFNSARRLPFMHVEFPKDVAGLPMPEYAIAPYWVGDNTIPARYDGGSGQYHLNAGITPTYTSSREWLVLEWDNVERTGTPGQLVDFEMFLRMNVNFEPGKYEMLFAYDNLQMVDGQGAIGFKAADGRILVDGDMPVDINLGASVAYNNLDKVLSDEYVVCMDYTGPEESQFNVKFSAYVSEKAAGTTQTLKVENHLVGADSEVLELQLEVAGNIQLAAITNKTVKENESISFDVLYSDENQVSNVIEVMGDNFTATVNGNNVTLTPTANFHGETLVTVRVKDRVNPEDAASTSFSLMVESDGIEYGCTNSSATNYDASANTDDGSCKMPVVTIEPEAKSSGGALGWLALGLLPLAYRRNRKIH, encoded by the coding sequence ATGCTTACAATGAATAAAGTCGCCGTTATGGTGGCTACTGCTTTGTACGTTGGTAGCGGTGTCGCTTCGACTACAACAGTTGCGCCATCTAATGAGCTAAACGCCGTCTGGGCAACGCAACCTGCGGATTATGCTCCAAAGCCACTAGCGGAAGAAACCTTTACTTGGGAAAACCAAGTAAACAAAACCATTAAAAAACAGCGTGAAATCTTCATTGCTGAAGATGATGTTCATGGCGTACAGAAATATATTGTACAGCTCAATGATGCGCCAATTGCTACCTACGAGGGTGGTATTGCCCAACTCGCGGCAACCCAACCTACTGTTGCTAAAGTTCGTGGTACAAGTTCGCCTCTGAATCTGAATCAACCTCAGCTAAAAGCTTATAACAACTATCTTGCTGAGAAGCGTGCTAACTTTGTGGCACAGGCGCAGGCATTACAAGGGGTGGATGTTAAAGTAAGCCGTGCATTTTCGGTCGCACTTAACGGTTTCGTGACTGAAATGACCCAAGAACAGGCACAACGTCTGGCAAAAGTGCCTGGTGTTAAGCGTATTACCCGTGAAAAAATCTATGATTTAAAAACCTTCAGTACGCCAGCACAAACTGGTGCAACTAGCGTTTGGAACACAAGTGCGTTAAATACCTTGTCTAATAAAGGTGAGGGCATGGTGGTCGGTATCATTGATACTGGTATTAACTATGATCATCCTTCATTTGCTGCCGTGGGTGGTGACGGTTATAAACACATTAATCCTCTGGCAGGTAAATACTTAGGGGATTGTGCTGATTCACCAGAGTACTGTAACGATAAGCTGATTGGTATCTATTCATACCCAGAGATCACACAGGCATACACAGATCCTGTGTTTAGTGAAACCCGCCCAGCAGTGGGTGTGGACTATAACAACCATGGTTCGCATGTCGCGGGTACCGTTGCAGGTAACATCCTGAATGATGTTGCGCATACGACCACTGATTTCATCGCTCAGAGTAAAGGGACTGAAACAGGCCTTAAGTTTGACCAAGTGTCGGGTATGGCGCCACACGCGAATATCATTGCATACCAAGTATGTTGGCCTGGTGGTTCGGGTGACCCTTATGCTGGTTGTCCGAGCTCAGCCATTATTGCCGCGATTGAGCAATCGGCAATCGATAACGTTGACGTTATCAACGCTTCGTTAGGTTCGCTTGAGGAGGACCCATGGTTAGATCCAATGGAGCAAGCCTTTTTAAACGCGGCAGCCTCGGGCGTATTTGTTGCGGTTGCTGCGGGTAATTCTGGGCCTGACTTGATGACGGCTGACCATTCATCACCTTGGGTAACCACAGTTGCAGCTCACACAGCAGACCAAGTTGTTGGTTTCAAAAAGAATACTGTTGAAGATATGTCTGGTGGCGCGACTGCTGCACCAGCGGATATTGTCGGTGCAACTCGTAACTTCAATTCAGTAACGGGTCTAATGGTTGATGCGAGTAAATTCAAAAACGCCAATGAACCTGTTGCATCCTACGTTAAGAACTGTGATAAGCCGTTCCCTCAAGGCACGTTCGATCTGGCTGATAATCCAGATACAGAGATTGATGAAAGCGCGCAGGACGTCATAGTGCTTTGTTCTCGCAGTTCATTCCCATTGATGACTAAAGCGGCAAACGTACAGGCGGGTGGTGCGGAAGGTATTATTATTTCGAATCTTTCATCAGTTCAAGATTCTAGCGCGCCAGAAATCCCTTATTCGGTCCCCGGTTCATTGATCAAGTATGCCGATGGTGCGAAGCTTCGTACTTGGTTAGCATCTGGTTCAGGCCATATGGCGACGATCACGGCTGGTGCTGCTGAAATTAAAGAAGTTGATAAAGAGCGTGTCGCTAACTTCTCTGGCCGTGGTCCATCTTATTTTGGTATCGATACCCTATTTGTGGATATCGCAGCTCCTGGTGTGGATATTTTTGCTGCCGCCTCTGATGACCAACCATTTACCAAAAATCCTTCAACTGGCGATTGGGCGACCCTATCTGGTACCTCAATGGCGAGTCCTCATGTTGCTGGTGCGGCTGCATTATTACGTCAGTCACACCCCGACTGGTCACCGATGCAAGTTCAATCGGCGCTATTGATGACGGCATCTAACGATCTGACAAGTGCAGGATTTTTAGACAACTACTCAGATTATGGTGATATGTCAGCCCTGCAAGATGTGGGTGCGGGTCGTATGCACGTTGAGTTAGCCGATAAAGTCGGTTTAGTACTCGATGAGTCAATGGACAATATGGCTGCAGCTAACCCAAATGCGGGTGGTCGTCCTAAGAACCTGAACACGGCTTATATGGTCGATAATGAATGTCCTACGGAATGTTCATTTGTGCGAACCTTTACTGCTACTGAAGATGCGACTTGGAACGTCAGCACTGAAACTTGGATTGGCAACTTTGATATTAGTGTTTCGCCACAAAGCTTTACGATTAAGGCGGGCGAAACCCAGTCTATCGTAGTCACCGCTAAGACGAAAAAGAACGTAGCCGGGACCACTGTAATCGATTTAACCGGTAACCAAGGTCAGGTGGTTCTTGCTTCAGATGTACCAAACTCGCCAGTGCTTGAACTGCCAGTATGGACTTATGAAGGCGAGACTGGGTTACCTGAGTATTTGAAAATTAACGCTCACCGTAAATCATCAACCCTAAACGTAGGCCCATTCAATACCGCCGAAATCACCGATTTCACTGCGCGTAGTTTTGGCTTAGTAAAAGGTGAAGATAAGACGGTTCACTTGTATACCGACAAAACGAGTGGTGATCCATTTGACACCGTTGAGGTGGATGGTAAACAAGTCGTTAATGCGAACCACGTAGAATGGACTGATGTGCCAGAGGGCGCCAAGTTACTTGCGGCTAGCGTAGGTGGAAGTGAATACGCCAGAGTGCTGGTATTTATGGGGCAAGACACCGATGGTGACGGTTTACCATCAATGGATGAAACCCTATGTATGTCTACCACTTATACTATTGCTAACTTCTGTACCATCACAAACCCACAGGCGGGTCATTACTTTACCGTCTATATGAACTTGGCGACCATCTCAACGGGTCAAACAGATATGGGGCGTGATGTTACTTTCTCAACTGCGGTTGTGACGGGAGATAACGGTAACTTAACCGTTAAAGCGCCTTCGCAAATCCCTGGTTACGAAGAGTACAACGTAGAACTGGCTTACCATCTTCCAGATATGGAGGTTGGTAACACTTACTTTGGTGGCTTCGATATAGGCACTAATGCCAATGATGCGGGCAACGTAGGTTTTGTACCTGTGATTGTTAACCAAGTCGATAAAGATGTGACCTTCACCGCTAACCGTGAAACGGCCCGTGCTGGCGAAGTGGTTGAGTTCCAAGTAAATGTCATCGCTAACAATGAAGCGGCTGCTAGAGATTTTGTAATCAAGACTCAATTCCCTGACAGCATTCAAATTATCCCTGATAGCATTGTTGCATCTAATGCCACACCTGGTTCAGCGATATTCGAAAACAACAACTTCAGTGTATCAGGTGTACAGGAAACCACTAAGGATGTTGTCCGTAACTATAAGATCACTAATAACCAGAATGATCCTATGTGTTCCCTTAAAGCGGCGAACTCTCCTTACCCAGGTTATCTGGAGCTGAAGGAAGGTTTAGGTTGGAGAACCTTAGAGGGCGTGCAAGGTACCTATAGAAACCAGTTCACGTACTCGCTTAAGGATCTGATGAATACCAGTCAGGATATTAGTTTCCCATTGTTTAACAAATACTTTGTTGACACTATCACCTTGAGTCCTGCGGGTATTATATCCTTCAACTCTGCACGTAGATTGCCGTTCATGCATGTTGAGTTTCCTAAGGATGTCGCTGGGTTACCAATGCCGGAATATGCTATCGCACCTTACTGGGTGGGTGATAACACCATTCCAGCTCGTTACGACGGCGGTTCTGGTCAGTATCACCTGAACGCAGGTATTACCCCAACTTATACTTCTTCACGTGAGTGGTTAGTACTGGAGTGGGATAACGTTGAGCGTACAGGCACACCGGGTCAACTTGTTGACTTCGAAATGTTCCTACGCATGAATGTGAACTTCGAACCTGGCAAATATGAAATGTTATTTGCCTATGACAATCTACAAATGGTGGATGGCCAAGGTGCTATTGGCTTTAAAGCGGCCGATGGTCGTATCTTAGTTGATGGTGATATGCCTGTGGATATAAACCTTGGTGCTTCAGTTGCCTACAACAACTTAGATAAAGTTCTCAGCGATGAATATGTGGTTTGTATGGATTATACCGGTCCAGAAGAGTCACAGTTTAACGTGAAGTTCAGTGCCTATGTATCTGAAAAGGCAGCGGGTACAACTCAAACACTCAAAGTTGAAAACCACTTAGTGGGTGCCGACAGCGAAGTGCTTGAGCTGCAACTTGAGGTGGCGGGCAACATTCAACTGGCTGCCATTACCAATAAGACGGTTAAAGAAAATGAATCCATTAGCTTCGACGTGCTCTACTCGGATGAAAACCAAGTGAGCAATGTGATTGAAGTGATGGGAGATAACTTTACGGCAACCGTGAATGGTAACAATGTGACATTAACTCCAACGGCAAACTTCCATGGTGAAACCTTAGTCACAGTTAGAGTAAAAGACCGCGTGAATCCAGAAGATGCTGCATCGACTAGTTTCAGCTTAATGGTTGAGTCCGACGGTATTGAGTATGGTTGTACTAACAGCAGCGCCACTAACTATGACGCTTCGGCCAATACTGATGATGGCAGTTGTAAGATGCCGGTTGTCACCATCGAACCTGAAGCGAAAAGCTCGGGTGGTGCCTTAGGTTGGTTAGCCTTAGGCTTGCTTCCTTTAGCTTACAGACGAAATCGCAAAATACATTAA
- a CDS encoding thioredoxin family protein, with translation MNHPTMYHIESRSMLDSILNNYNAVLLLFGAPSCGVCQVLKPQIADLLAREFPQMVLAYIDCEAQGEIAAGYHVFSLPVVETVFYGKSFGRFSKVFSLGELKGAIARPYGLIDENQP, from the coding sequence ATGAACCATCCAACCATGTACCATATTGAATCTAGATCCATGCTCGACTCAATTCTGAATAACTACAACGCCGTACTTTTGTTATTTGGGGCGCCAAGCTGTGGCGTGTGTCAGGTCCTTAAGCCTCAGATTGCGGATTTGTTGGCGAGGGAGTTTCCCCAAATGGTGCTGGCGTATATCGATTGTGAAGCCCAAGGTGAGATTGCCGCCGGCTACCATGTCTTTAGTTTGCCAGTGGTAGAAACGGTATTTTACGGCAAAAGCTTTGGACGTTTTTCGAAGGTGTTTTCCCTCGGCGAGCTCAAAGGGGCGATTGCCCGCCCCTATGGATTAATCGATGAGAACCAGCCTTAG